From the Carassius gibelio isolate Cgi1373 ecotype wild population from Czech Republic chromosome B25, carGib1.2-hapl.c, whole genome shotgun sequence genome, one window contains:
- the kcna6a gene encoding potassium voltage-gated channel subfamily A member 6a — MSRENHDESVDHAVLFQDVCEVEPPDQECCKLVTINISGLRFETQLKTLARYPNTLLGDPVKRMRFYDPLRNEFFFDRNRPSFDAILYYYQSGGRLRRPINVPVEIFMDEIKFYEIGDDVIDRFREDEGLLKEEERPVPPSGFKRQIWLLFEYPDSSGPARMIAIVSVMIILISIVIFCLETLPEFREDDRVFNNHLAPNGTTAGKRSSTFTDPFFLLETICVVWFSFELFVRFLACPSKPAFFKDIMNIIDIVAILPYFITLGLDLSEVESNSQQTTSLAILRVIRLVRVFRIFKLSRHSKGLQILGQTLRASMRELGLLIFFLIIGIILFSSAVYFAEVDDPESSFTSIPDAFWWAVVTMTTVGYGDMYPVTIGGKIIGSMCAIAGVLSIALPVPVIVSNFNYFYHREHSEEEQVEYTHVTCARPLPVLCDQNKSDSKPSLVISEHSDDDEWNSISVLNFNPSEEYTGKLTDV; from the coding sequence ATGTCCCGAGAGAACCACGATGAGAGTGTGGACCACGCCGTCCTCTTCCAGGACGTCTGTGAAGTGGAGCCCCCTGACCAGGAGTGCTGCAAACTAGTCACCATCAACATTTCAGGTCTGCGTTTCGAAACTCAACTCAAAACCCTCGCCAGATATCCGAACACGTTACTGGGAGACCCGGTTAAAAGGATGCGGTTCTACGACCCGCTCAGGAACGAGTTCTTCTTCGACAGGAACCGACCCAGTTTTGATGCCATCCTGTATTACTATCAGTCCGGCGGGAGGCTTCGGAGACCCATCAACGTGCCGGTTGAGATCTTTATGGACGAAATCAAATTTTACGAAATCGGCGATGACGTCATCGATCGTTTCCGAGAGGACGAGGGTTTGTTAAAAGAAGAGGAGCGTCCCGTTCCGCCCAGTGGGTTTAAGCGTCAAATCTGGCTGCTGTTCGAGTACCCCGACAGCTCCGGTCCAGCCAGGATGATCGCTATAGTATCCGTGATGATCATCCTGATATCCATCGTTATCTTCTGTTTAGAAACCTTGCCGGAATTTAGAGAGGATGATCGTGTGTTCAACAACCACCTTGCGCCGAACGGAACGACTGCTGGGAAAAGATCTAGTACGTTCACGGACCCGTTCTTCTTGTTGGAGACCATCTGCGTCGTTTGGTTTTCCTTCGAactgtttgtgaggtttcttgCATGCCCGAGCAAGCCCGCCTTCTTCAAAGACATCATGAACATCATAGATATCGTAGCCATTCTTCCATATTTCATTACTTTGGGTTTAGATCTCAGCGAAGTGGAGTCGAACTCACAGCAGACCACGTCTCTCGCCATTCTGAGGGTCATCCGCTTGGTGCGCGTCTTCAGGATTTTCAAACTCTCACGGCACTCCAAGGGTCTCCAAATCCTCGGGCAGACCCTACGAGCGAGTATGCGAGAGCTTGGACTGCTGATCTTTTTCCTTATCATCGGCATTATATTGTTCTCCAGTGCGGTGTACTTCGCCGAGGTGGATGACCCGGAATCGTCTTTTACTAGTATCCCAGACGCGTTCTGGTGGGCGGTTGTTACCATGACCACTGTGGGGTATGGTGACATGTACCCAGTGACGATAGGAGGCAAAATTATTGGATCGATGTGTGCCATTGCAGGAGTTCTTTCAATCGCCCTGCCTGTACCAGTAATCGTGTCGAACTTTAATTACTTCTATCACCGAGAGCACAGCGAGGAGGAGCAAGTGGAATACACGCACGTAACTTGCGCTCGCCCGTTGCCTGTCCTGTGCGACCAAAATAAAAGCGACAGTAAACCCTCTCTAGTGATATCAGAGCACTCAGATGACGACGAGTGGAATTCAATAAGCGTGTTAAATTTCAATCCATCAGAGGAATATACAGGCAAACTCACAGATGTATAA
- the LOC128014163 gene encoding GRAM domain-containing protein 4 isoform X2, with amino-acid sequence MKLNYEFRARVATRHVKIKTQVSVLNMLKRLDKIRFRGPKRDEFLDPAESPNASDSECNDDVPVKHRSSIKETEEQRDPAGSGTMSAAPIQDYKLSDTDRLNEVKGHLEIALLEKHFLQEELKKLREETNVETLKQELEKEKSKRVDLEQKMNEILRSRLEDSPPPPPKPQVPSVDGTGDKQKETLSSRLWKWLYERLGVYIEDFRFQPEENTVETEEPLSAKRLTENMRRLKRGAKPVTNFMRNLSALSSCRSVYTSAIAFIIYMNAAWHGWVIPLFLFLAILRLSLNYLIAKGWRIQWSIVPEVSEPVEPPKEDLTVSEKFQLVLDVAQKAQNLFGKMADVLEKIKNLFMWVQPEITQKLYVGLWVAFITSCLLPYKLLGFMIGVYAGIKFFIIDFIFKSCPKLRDKYDTPYIVWTNLPTDPQLKERNNANLSRRLSGFEKIQPVVARGNQSAGMSCGIGREEESGRAYNTKRGPFHEVFNLSENERPLPVCENGWRCCLINRDRKMPTDYIRNGVLYVTENYLCFESSSSRATSSKKNKVIKLQDITDIQKYKVLSVLPGSGMGISITTPSTLKPLVFGAMIHRDEAFDAIHTQYMKIVNSTAATTGTNLET; translated from the exons ATGAAACTTAATTACGAATTCCGTGCAAG GGTTGCCACCCGCCATGTAAAGATAAAGACACAGGTCTCTGTGTTGAACATGCTAAAGCGATTGGATAAGATCAGGTTCAGAGGACCGAAGCGAGATGAGTTCCTGGACCCCGCCGAGTCCCCCAACGCATCTGACAGCGAATGTAATGACGACGTCCCAGTAAAACACCGGAGCTCCATCAAAGAAACAGAAGAGCAGCGAGACCCT GCTGGTTCAGGGACCATGTCTGCCGCTCCAATCCAGGACTACAAGCTGAGTGATACTGACCGACTcaatgaggtcaaaggtcacctgGAGATAGCCTTACTGGAAAAGCACTTTCTTC AGGAGGAGTTGAAGAAGCTCAGAGAGGAGACAAATGTCGAGACTCTAAAGCAGGAGCTGGAGAAAGAGAAATCAAAAAGAGTGGATCTTGAgcagaaaatgaatgaaattctCAGATCCAG ACTAGAAGATTCACCACCTCCACCTCCAAAACCACAAGTCCCTTCTGTCGATGGAACAG GGGACAAGCAGAAGGAGACCTTAAGCTCTCGGCTCTGGAAATGGCTCTATGAGCGCTTGGGTGTTTATATCGAAGATTTCCGCTTTCAGCCTGAGGAAAATACAGTCGAGACTGAAGAACCACTAAGTGCTAAAAG ATTAACTGAAAATATGAGACGACTCA AACGGGGTGCTAAGCCTGTAACTAACTTCATGAGGAACCTTTCTGCCTTATCCAGCTGCCGCTCCGTCTACACGTCAGCCATCGCCTTTATT ATCTATATGAATGCTGCCTGGCATGGCTGGGTTATCCCCCTGTTTCTATTTTTAGCCATTCTGAGGTTGTCCTTGAATTACCTCATAGCAAA AGGTTGGAGGATACAGTGGAGCATTGTGCCTGAGGTCTCCGAACCAGTG GAACCTCCAAAGGAAGATCTTACAGTCTCCGAGAAGTTTCAGTTAGTGTTGGACGTTGCACAGAAAGCCCAG AATTTATTTGGAAAGATGGCAGACGTGTTGGAAAAGATTAAAAA CCTGTTCATGTGGGTGCAGCCTGAAATAACACAGAAACTGTATGTTGGTCTGTGGGTGGCCTtcatcacttcctgtttgctgCCATATAAACTCTTGGGCTTCATGATTG GTGTCTATGCCGGCATCAAATTCTTCATCATCGACTTCATCTTCAAAAGCTGCCCCAAACTGAGGGACAAGTATGACACACCCTACATTGTATGGACCAATTTGCCAACAGACCCACAACTCAAAGAGCGTAACAATGCCAATCTGAGCAGACGG CTGTCTGGGTTTGAAAAG ATCCAGCCGGTGGTGGCACGGGGTAATCAGTCAGCAGGGATGTCGTGTGGGATTGGCCGTGAGGAGGAAAGCGGACGGGCCTACAACACCAAAAGAGGGCCTTTTCATGAAGTCTTCAACTTGTCAGAGAATGAGCGCCCCCTGCCAG TGTGCGAGAACGGATGGCGATGTTGTTTGATCAACAGGGACAGAAAAATGCCCACCGACTACATCCGCAATGGAGTCCTCTACGTCACAGAAAA TTACCTGTGTTTCGAGAGCTCCAGCTCCCGGGCGACAtcttcaaagaaaaataaagtcaTCAAGCTCCAAGACATCACGGATATTCAGAAG TACAAAGTGTTGTCAGTATTGCCTGGATCTGGGATGGGGATCTCAATTACAACGCCATCCACTTTAAAG CCTCTAGTGTTTGGTGCCATGATTCATCGGGACGAGGCCTTCGATGCCATTCACACTCAGTACATGAAGATCGTGAATTCCACAGCAGCTACGACAGGGACAAACCTAGAGACATAA
- the LOC128014163 gene encoding GRAM domain-containing protein 4 isoform X3, which yields MKLNYEFRARVATRHVKIKTQVSVLNMLKRLDKIRFRGPKRDEFLDPAESPNASDSECNDDVPVKHRSSIKETEEQRDPAGSGTMSAAPIQDYKLSDTDRLNEVKGHLEIALLEKHFLQEELKKLREETNVETLKQELEKEKSKRVDLEQKMNEILRSRLEDSPPPPPKPQVPSVDGTGDKQKETLSSRLWKWLYERLGVYIEDFRFQPEENTVETEEPLSAKRLTENMRRLKRGAKPVTNFMRNLSALSSCRSVYTSAIAFIIYMNAAWHGWVIPLFLFLAILRLSLNYLIAKGWRIQWSIVPEVSEPVEPPKEDLTVSEKFQLVLDVAQKAQNLFGKMADVLEKIKNLFMWVQPEITQKLYVGLWVAFITSCLLPYKLLGFMIGVYAGIKFFIIDFIFKSCPKLRDKYDTPYIVWTNLPTDPQLKERNNANLSRRQIQPVVARGNQSAGMSCGIGREEESGRAYNTKRGPFHEVFNLSENERPLPVCENGWRCCLINRDRKMPTDYIRNGVLYVTENYLCFESSSSRATSSKKNKVIKLQDITDIQKYKVLSVLPGSGMGISITTPSTLKPLVFGAMIHRDEAFDAIHTQYMKIVNSTAATTGTNLET from the exons ATGAAACTTAATTACGAATTCCGTGCAAG GGTTGCCACCCGCCATGTAAAGATAAAGACACAGGTCTCTGTGTTGAACATGCTAAAGCGATTGGATAAGATCAGGTTCAGAGGACCGAAGCGAGATGAGTTCCTGGACCCCGCCGAGTCCCCCAACGCATCTGACAGCGAATGTAATGACGACGTCCCAGTAAAACACCGGAGCTCCATCAAAGAAACAGAAGAGCAGCGAGACCCT GCTGGTTCAGGGACCATGTCTGCCGCTCCAATCCAGGACTACAAGCTGAGTGATACTGACCGACTcaatgaggtcaaaggtcacctgGAGATAGCCTTACTGGAAAAGCACTTTCTTC AGGAGGAGTTGAAGAAGCTCAGAGAGGAGACAAATGTCGAGACTCTAAAGCAGGAGCTGGAGAAAGAGAAATCAAAAAGAGTGGATCTTGAgcagaaaatgaatgaaattctCAGATCCAG ACTAGAAGATTCACCACCTCCACCTCCAAAACCACAAGTCCCTTCTGTCGATGGAACAG GGGACAAGCAGAAGGAGACCTTAAGCTCTCGGCTCTGGAAATGGCTCTATGAGCGCTTGGGTGTTTATATCGAAGATTTCCGCTTTCAGCCTGAGGAAAATACAGTCGAGACTGAAGAACCACTAAGTGCTAAAAG ATTAACTGAAAATATGAGACGACTCA AACGGGGTGCTAAGCCTGTAACTAACTTCATGAGGAACCTTTCTGCCTTATCCAGCTGCCGCTCCGTCTACACGTCAGCCATCGCCTTTATT ATCTATATGAATGCTGCCTGGCATGGCTGGGTTATCCCCCTGTTTCTATTTTTAGCCATTCTGAGGTTGTCCTTGAATTACCTCATAGCAAA AGGTTGGAGGATACAGTGGAGCATTGTGCCTGAGGTCTCCGAACCAGTG GAACCTCCAAAGGAAGATCTTACAGTCTCCGAGAAGTTTCAGTTAGTGTTGGACGTTGCACAGAAAGCCCAG AATTTATTTGGAAAGATGGCAGACGTGTTGGAAAAGATTAAAAA CCTGTTCATGTGGGTGCAGCCTGAAATAACACAGAAACTGTATGTTGGTCTGTGGGTGGCCTtcatcacttcctgtttgctgCCATATAAACTCTTGGGCTTCATGATTG GTGTCTATGCCGGCATCAAATTCTTCATCATCGACTTCATCTTCAAAAGCTGCCCCAAACTGAGGGACAAGTATGACACACCCTACATTGTATGGACCAATTTGCCAACAGACCCACAACTCAAAGAGCGTAACAATGCCAATCTGAGCAGACGG CAGATCCAGCCGGTGGTGGCACGGGGTAATCAGTCAGCAGGGATGTCGTGTGGGATTGGCCGTGAGGAGGAAAGCGGACGGGCCTACAACACCAAAAGAGGGCCTTTTCATGAAGTCTTCAACTTGTCAGAGAATGAGCGCCCCCTGCCAG TGTGCGAGAACGGATGGCGATGTTGTTTGATCAACAGGGACAGAAAAATGCCCACCGACTACATCCGCAATGGAGTCCTCTACGTCACAGAAAA TTACCTGTGTTTCGAGAGCTCCAGCTCCCGGGCGACAtcttcaaagaaaaataaagtcaTCAAGCTCCAAGACATCACGGATATTCAGAAG TACAAAGTGTTGTCAGTATTGCCTGGATCTGGGATGGGGATCTCAATTACAACGCCATCCACTTTAAAG CCTCTAGTGTTTGGTGCCATGATTCATCGGGACGAGGCCTTCGATGCCATTCACACTCAGTACATGAAGATCGTGAATTCCACAGCAGCTACGACAGGGACAAACCTAGAGACATAA
- the LOC128014163 gene encoding GRAM domain-containing protein 4 isoform X1, translating into MKLNYEFRARVATRHVKIKTQVSVLNMLKRLDKIRFRGPKRDEFLDPAESPNASDSECNDDVPVKHRSSIKETEEQRDPAGSGTMSAAPIQDYKLSDTDRLNEVKGHLEIALLEKHFLQEELKKLREETNVETLKQELEKEKSKRVDLEQKMNEILRSRLEDSPPPPPKPQVPSVDGTGDKQKETLSSRLWKWLYERLGVYIEDFRFQPEENTVETEEPLSAKRLTENMRRLKRGAKPVTNFMRNLSALSSCRSVYTSAIAFIIYMNAAWHGWVIPLFLFLAILRLSLNYLIAKGWRIQWSIVPEVSEPVEPPKEDLTVSEKFQLVLDVAQKAQNLFGKMADVLEKIKNLFMWVQPEITQKLYVGLWVAFITSCLLPYKLLGFMIGVYAGIKFFIIDFIFKSCPKLRDKYDTPYIVWTNLPTDPQLKERNNANLSRRLSGFEKQIQPVVARGNQSAGMSCGIGREEESGRAYNTKRGPFHEVFNLSENERPLPVCENGWRCCLINRDRKMPTDYIRNGVLYVTENYLCFESSSSRATSSKKNKVIKLQDITDIQKYKVLSVLPGSGMGISITTPSTLKPLVFGAMIHRDEAFDAIHTQYMKIVNSTAATTGTNLET; encoded by the exons ATGAAACTTAATTACGAATTCCGTGCAAG GGTTGCCACCCGCCATGTAAAGATAAAGACACAGGTCTCTGTGTTGAACATGCTAAAGCGATTGGATAAGATCAGGTTCAGAGGACCGAAGCGAGATGAGTTCCTGGACCCCGCCGAGTCCCCCAACGCATCTGACAGCGAATGTAATGACGACGTCCCAGTAAAACACCGGAGCTCCATCAAAGAAACAGAAGAGCAGCGAGACCCT GCTGGTTCAGGGACCATGTCTGCCGCTCCAATCCAGGACTACAAGCTGAGTGATACTGACCGACTcaatgaggtcaaaggtcacctgGAGATAGCCTTACTGGAAAAGCACTTTCTTC AGGAGGAGTTGAAGAAGCTCAGAGAGGAGACAAATGTCGAGACTCTAAAGCAGGAGCTGGAGAAAGAGAAATCAAAAAGAGTGGATCTTGAgcagaaaatgaatgaaattctCAGATCCAG ACTAGAAGATTCACCACCTCCACCTCCAAAACCACAAGTCCCTTCTGTCGATGGAACAG GGGACAAGCAGAAGGAGACCTTAAGCTCTCGGCTCTGGAAATGGCTCTATGAGCGCTTGGGTGTTTATATCGAAGATTTCCGCTTTCAGCCTGAGGAAAATACAGTCGAGACTGAAGAACCACTAAGTGCTAAAAG ATTAACTGAAAATATGAGACGACTCA AACGGGGTGCTAAGCCTGTAACTAACTTCATGAGGAACCTTTCTGCCTTATCCAGCTGCCGCTCCGTCTACACGTCAGCCATCGCCTTTATT ATCTATATGAATGCTGCCTGGCATGGCTGGGTTATCCCCCTGTTTCTATTTTTAGCCATTCTGAGGTTGTCCTTGAATTACCTCATAGCAAA AGGTTGGAGGATACAGTGGAGCATTGTGCCTGAGGTCTCCGAACCAGTG GAACCTCCAAAGGAAGATCTTACAGTCTCCGAGAAGTTTCAGTTAGTGTTGGACGTTGCACAGAAAGCCCAG AATTTATTTGGAAAGATGGCAGACGTGTTGGAAAAGATTAAAAA CCTGTTCATGTGGGTGCAGCCTGAAATAACACAGAAACTGTATGTTGGTCTGTGGGTGGCCTtcatcacttcctgtttgctgCCATATAAACTCTTGGGCTTCATGATTG GTGTCTATGCCGGCATCAAATTCTTCATCATCGACTTCATCTTCAAAAGCTGCCCCAAACTGAGGGACAAGTATGACACACCCTACATTGTATGGACCAATTTGCCAACAGACCCACAACTCAAAGAGCGTAACAATGCCAATCTGAGCAGACGG CTGTCTGGGTTTGAAAAG CAGATCCAGCCGGTGGTGGCACGGGGTAATCAGTCAGCAGGGATGTCGTGTGGGATTGGCCGTGAGGAGGAAAGCGGACGGGCCTACAACACCAAAAGAGGGCCTTTTCATGAAGTCTTCAACTTGTCAGAGAATGAGCGCCCCCTGCCAG TGTGCGAGAACGGATGGCGATGTTGTTTGATCAACAGGGACAGAAAAATGCCCACCGACTACATCCGCAATGGAGTCCTCTACGTCACAGAAAA TTACCTGTGTTTCGAGAGCTCCAGCTCCCGGGCGACAtcttcaaagaaaaataaagtcaTCAAGCTCCAAGACATCACGGATATTCAGAAG TACAAAGTGTTGTCAGTATTGCCTGGATCTGGGATGGGGATCTCAATTACAACGCCATCCACTTTAAAG CCTCTAGTGTTTGGTGCCATGATTCATCGGGACGAGGCCTTCGATGCCATTCACACTCAGTACATGAAGATCGTGAATTCCACAGCAGCTACGACAGGGACAAACCTAGAGACATAA
- the LOC128014163 gene encoding GRAM domain-containing protein 4 isoform X4, which produces MKLNYEFRARVATRHVKIKTQVSVLNMLKRLDKIRFRGPKRDEFLDPAESPNASDSECNDDVPVKHRSSIKETEEQRDPAGSGTMSAAPIQDYKLSDTDRLNEVKGHLEIALLEKHFLQEELKKLREETNVETLKQELEKEKSKRVDLEQKMNEILRSRLEDSPPPPPKPQVPSVDGTGDKQKETLSSRLWKWLYERLGVYIEDFRFQPEENTVETEEPLSAKRLTENMRRLKRGAKPVTNFMRNLSALSSCRSVYTSAIAFIIYMNAAWHGWVIPLFLFLAILRLSLNYLIAKGWRIQWSIVPEVSEPVEPPKEDLTVSEKFQLVLDVAQKAQNLFGKMADVLEKIKNLFMWVQPEITQKLYVGLWVAFITSCLLPYKLLGFMIGVYAGIKFFIIDFIFKSCPKLRDKYDTPYIVWTNLPTDPQLKERNNANLSRRIQPVVARGNQSAGMSCGIGREEESGRAYNTKRGPFHEVFNLSENERPLPVCENGWRCCLINRDRKMPTDYIRNGVLYVTENYLCFESSSSRATSSKKNKVIKLQDITDIQKYKVLSVLPGSGMGISITTPSTLKPLVFGAMIHRDEAFDAIHTQYMKIVNSTAATTGTNLET; this is translated from the exons ATGAAACTTAATTACGAATTCCGTGCAAG GGTTGCCACCCGCCATGTAAAGATAAAGACACAGGTCTCTGTGTTGAACATGCTAAAGCGATTGGATAAGATCAGGTTCAGAGGACCGAAGCGAGATGAGTTCCTGGACCCCGCCGAGTCCCCCAACGCATCTGACAGCGAATGTAATGACGACGTCCCAGTAAAACACCGGAGCTCCATCAAAGAAACAGAAGAGCAGCGAGACCCT GCTGGTTCAGGGACCATGTCTGCCGCTCCAATCCAGGACTACAAGCTGAGTGATACTGACCGACTcaatgaggtcaaaggtcacctgGAGATAGCCTTACTGGAAAAGCACTTTCTTC AGGAGGAGTTGAAGAAGCTCAGAGAGGAGACAAATGTCGAGACTCTAAAGCAGGAGCTGGAGAAAGAGAAATCAAAAAGAGTGGATCTTGAgcagaaaatgaatgaaattctCAGATCCAG ACTAGAAGATTCACCACCTCCACCTCCAAAACCACAAGTCCCTTCTGTCGATGGAACAG GGGACAAGCAGAAGGAGACCTTAAGCTCTCGGCTCTGGAAATGGCTCTATGAGCGCTTGGGTGTTTATATCGAAGATTTCCGCTTTCAGCCTGAGGAAAATACAGTCGAGACTGAAGAACCACTAAGTGCTAAAAG ATTAACTGAAAATATGAGACGACTCA AACGGGGTGCTAAGCCTGTAACTAACTTCATGAGGAACCTTTCTGCCTTATCCAGCTGCCGCTCCGTCTACACGTCAGCCATCGCCTTTATT ATCTATATGAATGCTGCCTGGCATGGCTGGGTTATCCCCCTGTTTCTATTTTTAGCCATTCTGAGGTTGTCCTTGAATTACCTCATAGCAAA AGGTTGGAGGATACAGTGGAGCATTGTGCCTGAGGTCTCCGAACCAGTG GAACCTCCAAAGGAAGATCTTACAGTCTCCGAGAAGTTTCAGTTAGTGTTGGACGTTGCACAGAAAGCCCAG AATTTATTTGGAAAGATGGCAGACGTGTTGGAAAAGATTAAAAA CCTGTTCATGTGGGTGCAGCCTGAAATAACACAGAAACTGTATGTTGGTCTGTGGGTGGCCTtcatcacttcctgtttgctgCCATATAAACTCTTGGGCTTCATGATTG GTGTCTATGCCGGCATCAAATTCTTCATCATCGACTTCATCTTCAAAAGCTGCCCCAAACTGAGGGACAAGTATGACACACCCTACATTGTATGGACCAATTTGCCAACAGACCCACAACTCAAAGAGCGTAACAATGCCAATCTGAGCAGACGG ATCCAGCCGGTGGTGGCACGGGGTAATCAGTCAGCAGGGATGTCGTGTGGGATTGGCCGTGAGGAGGAAAGCGGACGGGCCTACAACACCAAAAGAGGGCCTTTTCATGAAGTCTTCAACTTGTCAGAGAATGAGCGCCCCCTGCCAG TGTGCGAGAACGGATGGCGATGTTGTTTGATCAACAGGGACAGAAAAATGCCCACCGACTACATCCGCAATGGAGTCCTCTACGTCACAGAAAA TTACCTGTGTTTCGAGAGCTCCAGCTCCCGGGCGACAtcttcaaagaaaaataaagtcaTCAAGCTCCAAGACATCACGGATATTCAGAAG TACAAAGTGTTGTCAGTATTGCCTGGATCTGGGATGGGGATCTCAATTACAACGCCATCCACTTTAAAG CCTCTAGTGTTTGGTGCCATGATTCATCGGGACGAGGCCTTCGATGCCATTCACACTCAGTACATGAAGATCGTGAATTCCACAGCAGCTACGACAGGGACAAACCTAGAGACATAA
- the LOC128014163 gene encoding GRAM domain-containing protein 4 isoform X5 — translation MLKRLDKIRFRGPKRDEFLDPAESPNASDSECNDDVPVKHRSSIKETEEQRDPAGSGTMSAAPIQDYKLSDTDRLNEVKGHLEIALLEKHFLQEELKKLREETNVETLKQELEKEKSKRVDLEQKMNEILRSRLEDSPPPPPKPQVPSVDGTGDKQKETLSSRLWKWLYERLGVYIEDFRFQPEENTVETEEPLSAKRLTENMRRLKRGAKPVTNFMRNLSALSSCRSVYTSAIAFIIYMNAAWHGWVIPLFLFLAILRLSLNYLIAKGWRIQWSIVPEVSEPVEPPKEDLTVSEKFQLVLDVAQKAQNLFGKMADVLEKIKNLFMWVQPEITQKLYVGLWVAFITSCLLPYKLLGFMIGVYAGIKFFIIDFIFKSCPKLRDKYDTPYIVWTNLPTDPQLKERNNANLSRRLSGFEKQIQPVVARGNQSAGMSCGIGREEESGRAYNTKRGPFHEVFNLSENERPLPVCENGWRCCLINRDRKMPTDYIRNGVLYVTENYLCFESSSSRATSSKKNKVIKLQDITDIQKYKVLSVLPGSGMGISITTPSTLKPLVFGAMIHRDEAFDAIHTQYMKIVNSTAATTGTNLET, via the exons ATGCTAAAGCGATTGGATAAGATCAGGTTCAGAGGACCGAAGCGAGATGAGTTCCTGGACCCCGCCGAGTCCCCCAACGCATCTGACAGCGAATGTAATGACGACGTCCCAGTAAAACACCGGAGCTCCATCAAAGAAACAGAAGAGCAGCGAGACCCT GCTGGTTCAGGGACCATGTCTGCCGCTCCAATCCAGGACTACAAGCTGAGTGATACTGACCGACTcaatgaggtcaaaggtcacctgGAGATAGCCTTACTGGAAAAGCACTTTCTTC AGGAGGAGTTGAAGAAGCTCAGAGAGGAGACAAATGTCGAGACTCTAAAGCAGGAGCTGGAGAAAGAGAAATCAAAAAGAGTGGATCTTGAgcagaaaatgaatgaaattctCAGATCCAG ACTAGAAGATTCACCACCTCCACCTCCAAAACCACAAGTCCCTTCTGTCGATGGAACAG GGGACAAGCAGAAGGAGACCTTAAGCTCTCGGCTCTGGAAATGGCTCTATGAGCGCTTGGGTGTTTATATCGAAGATTTCCGCTTTCAGCCTGAGGAAAATACAGTCGAGACTGAAGAACCACTAAGTGCTAAAAG ATTAACTGAAAATATGAGACGACTCA AACGGGGTGCTAAGCCTGTAACTAACTTCATGAGGAACCTTTCTGCCTTATCCAGCTGCCGCTCCGTCTACACGTCAGCCATCGCCTTTATT ATCTATATGAATGCTGCCTGGCATGGCTGGGTTATCCCCCTGTTTCTATTTTTAGCCATTCTGAGGTTGTCCTTGAATTACCTCATAGCAAA AGGTTGGAGGATACAGTGGAGCATTGTGCCTGAGGTCTCCGAACCAGTG GAACCTCCAAAGGAAGATCTTACAGTCTCCGAGAAGTTTCAGTTAGTGTTGGACGTTGCACAGAAAGCCCAG AATTTATTTGGAAAGATGGCAGACGTGTTGGAAAAGATTAAAAA CCTGTTCATGTGGGTGCAGCCTGAAATAACACAGAAACTGTATGTTGGTCTGTGGGTGGCCTtcatcacttcctgtttgctgCCATATAAACTCTTGGGCTTCATGATTG GTGTCTATGCCGGCATCAAATTCTTCATCATCGACTTCATCTTCAAAAGCTGCCCCAAACTGAGGGACAAGTATGACACACCCTACATTGTATGGACCAATTTGCCAACAGACCCACAACTCAAAGAGCGTAACAATGCCAATCTGAGCAGACGG CTGTCTGGGTTTGAAAAG CAGATCCAGCCGGTGGTGGCACGGGGTAATCAGTCAGCAGGGATGTCGTGTGGGATTGGCCGTGAGGAGGAAAGCGGACGGGCCTACAACACCAAAAGAGGGCCTTTTCATGAAGTCTTCAACTTGTCAGAGAATGAGCGCCCCCTGCCAG TGTGCGAGAACGGATGGCGATGTTGTTTGATCAACAGGGACAGAAAAATGCCCACCGACTACATCCGCAATGGAGTCCTCTACGTCACAGAAAA TTACCTGTGTTTCGAGAGCTCCAGCTCCCGGGCGACAtcttcaaagaaaaataaagtcaTCAAGCTCCAAGACATCACGGATATTCAGAAG TACAAAGTGTTGTCAGTATTGCCTGGATCTGGGATGGGGATCTCAATTACAACGCCATCCACTTTAAAG CCTCTAGTGTTTGGTGCCATGATTCATCGGGACGAGGCCTTCGATGCCATTCACACTCAGTACATGAAGATCGTGAATTCCACAGCAGCTACGACAGGGACAAACCTAGAGACATAA